Proteins encoded in a region of the Betaproteobacteria bacterium genome:
- a CDS encoding amino acid permease, with product MTPQSLRQKLIRTTSIKGHESDSFPLDDTLHRTLGVFSLTMLGVGGTIGTGIFFTLAEAVPKAGPAVILSFIMAAFTAGLTALCYAELASRIPASGSSYSYVYATVGEFLAYVAGACLILEFGLSASATAIGWSAYLNNFVENAFGWHIPQAMRSPMIVLGANGTEFHPGQINLPPILLIFLCGVLLLRGVRESTTVNTVMVLIKIAILIFFVVVALSGFNADNFTPFFNTDTSKGHAGMTGVTAAAATVFFSYIGLDTVATGGAEARNARRDVPLGIMAALVIVTVCYMLVAVTALGAQAASKFDGQDAGLAVILQNVTGKLWPAIVLSAGAVISVFSVTLASLYGQTRILFAVSRDGLIGRAFGEVNRNTKAPAKSTVIVCGVAALIAGTVDSGYLWDMVSMGTLVAFGIVSAAVPVIRHKHSDGRDGKEGFRVPFGPYLIPGLSILSCLYIIKDLSVTTYTVFGVWMVFALCGYFLYGIRHSRLNRASR from the coding sequence GTGACCCCTCAATCGCTTCGTCAGAAACTGATCCGCACCACGTCAATCAAGGGGCACGAAAGCGATTCGTTCCCGTTGGACGACACCCTTCATCGCACGCTGGGCGTATTTTCGTTGACCATGCTCGGCGTCGGCGGAACCATCGGCACGGGGATTTTCTTCACCCTGGCCGAGGCGGTGCCCAAGGCCGGGCCGGCGGTGATTCTTTCATTCATCATGGCGGCATTCACGGCGGGCCTCACGGCGCTGTGCTATGCCGAGCTCGCGTCGCGCATACCTGCATCGGGATCGTCGTACTCATACGTGTACGCGACCGTGGGCGAATTCCTGGCGTACGTTGCCGGGGCGTGTTTGATACTCGAGTTTGGTTTGTCCGCGAGCGCCACGGCGATTGGCTGGTCGGCATACCTGAACAACTTTGTTGAGAACGCGTTTGGCTGGCACATTCCCCAGGCGATGCGCTCGCCGATGATTGTCCTGGGGGCGAATGGCACGGAATTCCATCCTGGGCAGATTAACCTGCCGCCGATCCTGCTGATATTTCTCTGTGGGGTGTTGTTGTTGCGTGGCGTGCGCGAATCCACCACCGTGAATACGGTCATGGTTTTGATCAAGATCGCGATCCTGATTTTCTTTGTGGTGGTGGCGTTGTCCGGGTTCAACGCGGATAACTTCACACCATTTTTTAATACTGATACAAGCAAGGGCCACGCGGGCATGACCGGCGTGACCGCCGCGGCGGCAACCGTGTTTTTCTCCTACATTGGCCTTGATACCGTGGCGACGGGTGGCGCGGAGGCCAGGAATGCGCGTCGCGATGTGCCGCTCGGCATCATGGCTGCCCTGGTGATCGTCACGGTTTGCTACATGCTGGTCGCGGTGACCGCGCTTGGTGCGCAGGCTGCCAGCAAGTTTGACGGTCAGGATGCCGGGCTCGCGGTTATTCTGCAAAATGTGACGGGCAAATTATGGCCGGCGATCGTACTTTCGGCCGGCGCGGTCATCTCGGTTTTCAGCGTTACGCTTGCCTCGCTATATGGCCAGACACGCATTCTGTTTGCAGTGAGCCGCGATGGTCTCATCGGCAGGGCGTTTGGCGAAGTGAATCGCAACACGAAGGCGCCGGCCAAGAGCACCGTCATTGTTTGCGGCGTCGCGGCGCTGATCGCGGGCACGGTGGATTCCGGATATCTGTGGGATATGGTGAGCATGGGTACTCTGGTGGCCTTCGGCATCGTATCAGCAGCGGTACCAGTCATTCGTCACAAGCATAGCGATGGGCGCGATGGGAAAGAAGGCTTTCGCGTTCCGTTCGGCCCGTACCTGATTCCGGGCCTCTCGATTCTTTCCTGCCTCTACATCATCAAGGATCTGTCCGTGACGACTTACACCGTGTTTGGCGTGTGGATGGTCTTCGCCCTGTGCGGCTATTTTCTGTACGGCATAAGGCACTCACGACTGAACCGTGCGAGCCGGTAG
- a CDS encoding porin, whose product MSRKITFRQSLIATVVASALGAVMMPGNALASEADVLKKIEALQAAIDAQNAEIAALKAQVKAKPAAAPVAATTDGKVAKKSDWEWYGLIDMGVESNDDGTARRTIMQSFSSRIGWRGHREFANGLTGVMQVETKIAPDDVANSKLFASRNSYIGLQGGWGTVAGGTYDTPFKLLKANVALLEGNADTMEHIIHGKANAAIGANFHTRPTNSFMYWSPKFSDIQVRLAYSPDENKDTYTGATLGSKRIFLSSAIEYNNGTWNLGAATDKKGDPITLGKDITAVKFIAGMKLANMTFGGAYSKVDNDAGKKANNWMIAAKYDMNPFILKANYGVAGEASSNAKDGGKIIGLEADYVLDKQTFVYLYYANYSGDSLAKGFKFDAGENGYKTLKAGDDASVIGLAIQYKF is encoded by the coding sequence ATGAGCAGGAAAATCACTTTTCGTCAGAGTTTGATCGCGACGGTTGTCGCCTCAGCTTTGGGCGCTGTCATGATGCCAGGCAATGCATTGGCATCAGAAGCGGATGTACTGAAAAAAATTGAAGCACTGCAAGCGGCAATCGATGCGCAGAACGCTGAAATCGCGGCATTGAAAGCGCAGGTCAAGGCCAAACCGGCAGCGGCGCCCGTCGCAGCGACAACAGACGGCAAAGTGGCGAAAAAATCAGATTGGGAATGGTACGGTCTCATCGATATGGGTGTTGAGTCCAACGATGACGGAACGGCCCGCCGCACCATCATGCAGAGCTTTTCTTCGCGCATAGGCTGGAGAGGCCATCGCGAGTTTGCAAATGGTTTGACCGGCGTCATGCAGGTCGAGACAAAAATCGCGCCGGATGACGTTGCCAACAGCAAGCTCTTTGCCAGCCGCAATAGCTATATCGGCTTGCAGGGTGGCTGGGGCACGGTGGCGGGGGGCACATACGACACGCCATTCAAACTATTGAAGGCGAATGTGGCGCTGCTTGAGGGTAATGCCGATACGATGGAACACATCATTCACGGCAAGGCAAACGCCGCGATCGGTGCCAATTTCCACACGCGCCCGACGAATTCCTTCATGTACTGGAGCCCGAAGTTCAGCGACATCCAGGTCAGGCTGGCATATAGCCCGGACGAGAACAAGGACACGTATACCGGCGCCACGCTCGGTTCCAAACGGATTTTCCTGAGTTCTGCAATTGAATACAACAACGGTACGTGGAACCTCGGTGCGGCGACGGACAAGAAGGGCGATCCCATCACACTCGGCAAGGACATTACCGCGGTCAAATTCATCGCCGGGATGAAGCTGGCCAACATGACCTTCGGTGGCGCGTACAGCAAGGTCGACAATGACGCGGGCAAGAAAGCCAACAACTGGATGATCGCTGCCAAGTACGACATGAATCCGTTCATTCTGAAGGCGAACTACGGTGTCGCGGGCGAAGCCTCCAGCAACGCGAAGGATGGCGGCAAGATAATCGGCCTCGAGGCGGACTATGTGCTGGATAAACAGACCTTCGTCTATCTGTACTACGCAAACTACAGTGGCGATTCATTGGCAAAAGGCTTCAAATTCGACGCCGGCGAAAATGGCTACAAGACATTAAAGGCTGGCGACGATGCAAGCGTGATTGGCTTGGCGATTCAATACAAGTTCTGA
- the hemN gene encoding oxygen-independent coproporphyrinogen III oxidase — protein MSTSALAGAASSRNSINNLVLDTALINKYNASGPRYTSYPTADRFHPGITAEQYVSALQTRFHEHTAKPKPVSLYVHIPFCNTICHYCACNKIITKDRSRSQKYIDYVGREIAMVRKQINGDAAGHAVEQLHLGGGTPTFLSQEEMTKLMGMLRAAFTFSPDAEISIEVDPRKVSAETIAFLGSLGFNRISVGIQDFDPEVQKAVNRIQSEAETMTVIDAARANGFVSVNADLIYGLPKQTVAGFTQTLDKVIAASPDRIALYSYAHVPHLFKPQRSIDIDTLPTAETKLAILALAIEKLGAAGYIYIGMDHFAKPSDELAVAQAERKLHRNFQGYSTKPDCDMLAFGVSAIGKVGPSYVANVKTLDEYYKHLDAGHLPVMRGVKLDADDLMRRDVIQKLMCNFELDFAAASSEYGIRFEDYFAPDLAALKPLAADGLVELDEKSVKVTPRGRLLVRTVAMQFDKYLREATATAKYSKVI, from the coding sequence ATGTCCACATCGGCCCTTGCAGGAGCTGCCTCAAGTCGTAATTCCATCAACAACCTGGTTCTCGATACCGCCCTGATAAATAAATACAACGCATCTGGGCCCCGCTACACCTCCTACCCCACCGCGGACCGCTTTCACCCCGGCATCACCGCCGAGCAATACGTAAGCGCCCTGCAGACCCGCTTTCACGAGCACACGGCGAAGCCAAAGCCGGTATCGCTCTACGTGCATATTCCGTTTTGCAACACGATCTGCCACTACTGCGCGTGCAACAAGATTATCACCAAGGATCGCAGCCGGTCGCAGAAGTACATCGATTATGTCGGCCGCGAAATCGCCATGGTCAGGAAGCAGATCAATGGCGACGCCGCCGGCCACGCAGTCGAACAATTGCACCTCGGGGGCGGCACGCCGACGTTCCTCTCGCAGGAGGAAATGACCAAGCTCATGGGCATGCTGCGGGCCGCGTTCACATTTTCACCTGACGCCGAAATCTCGATTGAAGTGGATCCGCGCAAAGTGAGTGCGGAGACCATCGCGTTCCTCGGCAGCCTTGGCTTCAACCGCATTTCGGTGGGCATCCAGGATTTCGACCCGGAGGTGCAGAAAGCGGTCAATCGCATCCAGTCCGAAGCGGAGACCATGACAGTCATTGACGCCGCGCGAGCCAATGGATTTGTCTCGGTGAATGCCGACTTGATTTACGGCCTGCCGAAGCAGACCGTCGCCGGCTTCACGCAAACGCTGGACAAAGTCATCGCCGCGTCGCCGGACCGCATCGCGCTTTACAGCTACGCGCATGTGCCGCACCTGTTCAAGCCGCAGCGCAGCATCGATATCGATACGCTGCCGACGGCGGAAACAAAGCTCGCCATTCTGGCGCTCGCCATCGAAAAGCTCGGTGCGGCCGGCTACATTTACATCGGCATGGATCACTTCGCGAAGCCCAGCGACGAACTCGCGGTCGCGCAAGCCGAGCGGAAACTGCACCGCAACTTCCAGGGCTATTCCACCAAGCCGGATTGCGACATGCTGGCATTCGGCGTATCGGCCATCGGCAAGGTCGGTCCCTCATACGTTGCCAACGTCAAAACGCTGGACGAATATTACAAGCACCTCGACGCCGGCCACTTGCCGGTGATGCGCGGCGTGAAACTGGATGCCGATGACCTGATGCGCCGCGACGTGATCCAGAAACTGATGTGCAATTTCGAACTGGATTTCGCCGCCGCCAGCAGCGAATACGGCATCCGCTTCGAGGATTATTTCGCGCCCGATCTCGCCGCATTGAAGCCCCTCGCCGCGGATGGCTTGGTGGAGCTGGACGAAAAATCGGTAAAGGTTACGCCGCGCGGGCGACTACTGGTGCGGACGGTTGCGATGCAGTTTGACAAATATCTGCGCGAGGCGACGGCGACGGCGAAGTACTCCAAGGTGATTTAG
- a CDS encoding SLC26A/SulP transporter family protein, giving the protein MSLFAKRHCAPGDFWGGLAAMMVALPAAIAFGVTVYAAIGPSYAAYGALAGIIGATVIGLVASSLGGTDRLISAPCAPAAAVLSAFAIELVRQGDAPGLIILMLILVGVLAGLIQMLLGLVGIGGLIKYIPYPVVSGYLTGVGLIIIGSQIPKFAGVTDGSAWWQTLISPAIWDWRAVVIGTATVTVAIGARRVTQRVPGTILGIVAGVLAYCGLALYDPALRELAGNSLVIGPLSASGEGYFSSLGSRWMEIGQMNPAHVFRALGSALTLAVLLSIDTLKTCVVLDQLTRSRHDSNRELIAQGVANVAANALGGISGAGTMGATLVGLNSGACSRATGVLEGLFALIAALILASFIAWIPVATLAGILVVIGVRMIDREPLRFLKSRAMVLDFGVVIAVVAVALTIGLIAASAVGVAMAIILFVREQISGIVVRHKMELKQTSSSWHRPEAELAILEQKGDQAVIFELQGNLFFGNTHQLYTDLEHEIGNRGYVIIDMKRVQSIDVTAAHLFNQIRDTIRERGAKLVLSGIRENHPTGRNLHEFLGKAGLWHPQSKTVRIFPELDAAIAWVEDRLLGEIEYAPDAETPMRLQEMELFANYKDETLQDLEASMKICRYQAGETIYARGTIGDELYWVRRGTVRQVASLDAGKKKPVASFGRGDFFGGLAFLDNQPRPNDAIALTPTEVYVLSREQFNQIALGHKKLAFNLVHAMARTLAMRLRRTELKLTMLQEY; this is encoded by the coding sequence ATGAGTTTGTTTGCCAAGCGGCACTGTGCGCCTGGCGATTTCTGGGGTGGCCTGGCGGCCATGATGGTCGCCTTGCCCGCCGCGATTGCGTTCGGTGTTACGGTCTACGCCGCTATTGGTCCCTCGTACGCCGCCTATGGCGCGCTGGCTGGCATTATCGGCGCCACGGTCATTGGTCTGGTTGCATCATCCCTTGGCGGCACCGACCGGCTGATTAGTGCGCCGTGTGCACCGGCTGCCGCGGTGCTGTCGGCATTTGCGATCGAATTGGTGCGGCAGGGCGACGCCCCTGGCCTGATTATTCTCATGCTTATTTTGGTGGGCGTGCTGGCTGGGTTGATCCAGATGCTGCTCGGACTAGTCGGGATTGGCGGACTGATCAAGTACATTCCCTATCCGGTGGTAAGTGGATATCTGACTGGCGTGGGCTTGATCATTATCGGTAGCCAGATACCAAAATTTGCCGGCGTCACCGATGGCAGCGCCTGGTGGCAAACATTGATTTCACCGGCGATTTGGGATTGGCGTGCGGTCGTCATCGGCACCGCGACCGTCACGGTGGCCATCGGCGCGCGGCGCGTGACACAACGCGTCCCCGGGACTATTTTGGGTATCGTCGCCGGCGTGCTGGCATATTGCGGACTTGCCCTGTATGACCCTGCGCTGCGTGAACTCGCCGGCAATTCCTTAGTCATCGGTCCGTTAAGCGCATCGGGCGAAGGCTATTTCAGTTCGCTCGGAAGCCGCTGGATGGAAATCGGTCAGATGAATCCGGCTCACGTTTTTCGCGCGCTTGGAAGCGCCCTGACGTTGGCCGTGCTGCTGTCAATCGACACACTCAAGACCTGCGTGGTGCTGGATCAATTGACGCGCAGCCGCCACGATTCCAATCGTGAGTTGATCGCGCAGGGGGTGGCGAACGTCGCGGCAAATGCGCTGGGCGGCATTTCTGGTGCAGGCACCATGGGTGCAACGCTGGTCGGGCTGAACAGCGGGGCGTGCTCGCGCGCGACCGGCGTGCTCGAAGGCCTGTTTGCGCTGATCGCTGCACTCATCCTCGCGTCGTTCATCGCGTGGATACCCGTCGCCACCCTTGCGGGCATTCTAGTGGTCATCGGCGTGCGCATGATCGATCGTGAACCCCTGCGTTTTCTGAAATCGCGCGCCATGGTGCTTGACTTTGGCGTGGTGATTGCAGTGGTCGCCGTCGCTCTCACGATCGGACTCATTGCTGCCTCCGCGGTCGGCGTTGCCATGGCGATCATCCTGTTCGTGCGTGAACAGATCAGCGGTATCGTGGTACGCCACAAGATGGAGCTGAAACAGACTTCGTCAAGTTGGCACCGGCCCGAGGCAGAGCTTGCGATCCTCGAACAGAAGGGCGATCAGGCGGTTATTTTCGAGCTGCAAGGCAACCTGTTCTTCGGCAACACCCATCAGCTCTATACCGACCTCGAACATGAGATCGGCAACCGCGGCTACGTAATCATAGACATGAAGCGCGTCCAGTCGATCGACGTGACGGCCGCGCACCTGTTCAACCAGATTCGCGACACGATCCGCGAGCGGGGCGCCAAGCTCGTTCTAAGTGGCATTCGCGAGAATCACCCGACCGGCCGTAATCTGCATGAATTCCTCGGCAAGGCAGGTCTCTGGCATCCACAGAGCAAGACGGTGCGGATATTTCCTGAACTCGATGCGGCCATCGCCTGGGTCGAGGATCGTTTGCTGGGAGAAATCGAATATGCGCCGGATGCCGAGACGCCCATGCGGTTACAGGAGATGGAACTCTTCGCGAACTACAAGGATGAAACCCTGCAGGACCTCGAAGCCAGCATGAAAATTTGCCGCTATCAGGCCGGCGAAACCATCTATGCGCGTGGCACTATCGGCGATGAACTTTACTGGGTGCGGCGCGGCACGGTTCGCCAGGTAGCCTCACTCGACGCCGGCAAGAAAAAGCCAGTCGCCAGTTTCGGACGTGGGGATTTCTTCGGTGGCCTGGCTTTTCTGGACAATCAGCCGCGCCCAAATGACGCCATCGCTCTCACGCCAACCGAAGTCTATGTGCTCTCGCGGGAGCAGTTCAATCAGATTGCCTTGGGACACAAAAAACTAGCCTTCAATCTGGTGCATGCAATGGCGCGCACGCTTGCCATGCGATTGCGCAGGACGGAGCTGAAATTGACGATGTTGCAGGAGTACTAA
- a CDS encoding inorganic diphosphatase, which produces MNKKSFTAFGIGIALMLASALSPQQAYAQDVVTPHVSILKGERHFLTGYDPINRDGTYNVVIEIPAGTTAKYETNNKTGMLELEQKNGAPRFVQYLGYPVNYGAIPRSVMLKSKGGDGDSVDVLVLGQAVPRGSVVKGHVIGLLRLIDTGELDDKAILVMEGSPFAKVTSIADLDAKFPGVTTILQTWFTSYKGYGKDGKLMLSSAGFKGRADAIKMVGDAILDYENSVVTEADKRPLDEKGNPYLYRWPGAKNVGE; this is translated from the coding sequence ATGAACAAGAAATCATTTACCGCCTTTGGCATCGGCATCGCGCTAATGCTTGCCAGTGCTCTTTCTCCGCAACAAGCCTATGCCCAGGATGTGGTGACACCCCATGTATCGATCCTGAAGGGCGAAAGACATTTCCTGACTGGCTACGATCCCATCAATCGGGACGGAACCTATAACGTCGTCATCGAAATTCCGGCGGGAACCACCGCCAAGTATGAGACCAATAACAAGACCGGCATGCTTGAACTCGAGCAGAAAAACGGTGCGCCGCGCTTCGTTCAATACCTCGGCTACCCAGTGAACTACGGTGCTATTCCACGCTCGGTGATGTTGAAATCCAAGGGCGGTGATGGCGATAGCGTCGATGTACTGGTACTGGGGCAAGCGGTACCCCGAGGGTCGGTGGTGAAGGGCCATGTAATCGGGCTCCTTCGTTTGATCGATACCGGTGAGTTGGACGACAAGGCCATTCTAGTCATGGAGGGCTCACCCTTTGCCAAGGTCACCAGCATTGCCGATCTCGATGCGAAATTCCCCGGTGTCACGACCATTCTTCAGACTTGGTTTACGTCGTACAAGGGATATGGCAAGGATGGCAAGCTGATGTTGTCCTCCGCCGGGTTCAAAGGCCGGGCAGACGCCATCAAGATGGTTGGCGATGCGATTCTCGACTACGAGAATTCCGTGGTAACCGAGGCCGACAAACGCCCGCTGGACGAAAAGGGTAACCCCTATCTTTATCGCTGGCCGGGTGCCAAAAACGTCGGCGAGTAG
- a CDS encoding peptide MFS transporter produces MTTITEGVNLTSAPAIERQPAALPMIFFTEMWERFSYYGMRALLVLYLVNAVGMERANALQIYATYTGLVYLTPILGGYLADRYLGKRKAVLIGGLTMALGHFAMAFPALLHLALGLLIIGNGFFKPNMSTLLGSLYREHDPRRDGGFTIYYMGVNLGAFLAPLVAGTLGEKIGWHWGFGCAGVGMCLGLAQFVYGQAKLGDAGLPQGKTHLDRRDYIEILAISVASVPLVYVVMAAWSVLGPVWALVPTAIKLALPVALLVALLVYIKRSCPKEEFHGSLAIIILGLFVVFFWMGFEQAGGTMSLFADKQTDRLMFGWELPSSYFQSINPLAIFALGLPFAAMWTWLETTRFASSTPTKMALGMIILGLGFIVLAIADAQTAGGIKVGPQWLFIVFILHTMGELCLSPIGLSMVTKLAPARLVALMMGVWYTANAAANYLAGVLEEMLAGTSFPLYWFLVGSSVGAGILLLLLTPLIKKLMHDRA; encoded by the coding sequence ATGACCACAATCACCGAGGGCGTCAACCTCACGTCCGCGCCCGCCATCGAGCGCCAACCCGCCGCACTCCCCATGATCTTCTTCACGGAGATGTGGGAGCGCTTCAGCTACTATGGCATGCGCGCGTTGCTGGTGTTGTATCTGGTCAACGCGGTAGGCATGGAGCGCGCCAATGCGCTGCAGATTTACGCGACATACACCGGCCTTGTATATCTCACGCCGATCCTTGGCGGCTATCTGGCTGACCGCTATCTCGGCAAACGAAAGGCGGTGCTGATTGGCGGCCTGACCATGGCGCTGGGACACTTCGCCATGGCATTTCCGGCGCTGCTGCATCTGGCGCTTGGGCTACTCATTATCGGCAATGGATTTTTCAAGCCGAACATGTCCACACTGCTGGGTTCACTCTATCGTGAACACGATCCGCGCCGCGATGGCGGCTTCACCATTTATTACATGGGTGTTAATCTGGGTGCGTTTCTCGCGCCGCTGGTCGCGGGCACGCTGGGTGAAAAGATAGGCTGGCATTGGGGCTTCGGCTGCGCGGGCGTGGGGATGTGTCTCGGTCTGGCGCAATTCGTCTATGGCCAGGCCAAGCTCGGTGATGCGGGATTGCCCCAAGGCAAAACGCATCTGGACCGGCGCGACTATATCGAGATCCTGGCTATCAGCGTCGCCTCGGTTCCGCTCGTCTATGTGGTGATGGCGGCGTGGAGCGTGCTCGGTCCGGTGTGGGCACTTGTTCCAACTGCCATCAAACTGGCGCTGCCGGTGGCGTTACTCGTCGCGCTTTTGGTCTATATCAAGCGTAGTTGTCCGAAGGAAGAATTCCACGGCTCACTTGCCATCATCATCCTCGGCCTGTTCGTGGTGTTTTTCTGGATGGGGTTCGAGCAGGCGGGAGGCACGATGAGCCTGTTCGCCGACAAACAGACCGACCGCCTGATGTTTGGCTGGGAGCTACCCTCTTCCTATTTCCAGTCGATCAACCCGCTGGCAATCTTTGCGCTCGGCCTGCCGTTTGCCGCCATGTGGACATGGCTTGAGACGACGCGCTTCGCGAGTTCGACCCCCACCAAGATGGCGCTGGGCATGATCATCCTCGGCCTCGGCTTCATTGTGCTGGCGATTGCGGACGCGCAAACGGCCGGCGGAATAAAGGTGGGTCCGCAATGGCTGTTCATCGTTTTTATTTTGCACACTATGGGCGAACTTTGTCTATCGCCCATCGGCCTTTCCATGGTCACCAAACTGGCGCCGGCTCGGCTGGTCGCGCTGATGATGGGGGTGTGGTACACGGCCAATGCGGCCGCCAACTACCTGGCCGGGGTGCTTGAGGAAATGCTCGCGGGCACGTCATTTCCACTCTACTGGTTCCTGGTCGGGAGCTCAGTCGGTGCCGGCATACTGCTATTGCTATTGACGCCACTGATCAAGAAACTGATGCACGACCGGGCGTGA
- a CDS encoding glutaredoxin yields MSSPRPILDEAHIHPAIREKIATLHVDIIDEVRAAIAANPVVVVGMAQNPMPKKARKALAAAGIAHKYLEYGSYLNTWRRRNALKMWTGWPTFPMVFVKGTLVGGADDVARLNAGGEMKKMIQMIG; encoded by the coding sequence ATGTCATCACCCCGTCCCATTCTCGACGAAGCCCACATCCATCCCGCGATCCGCGAAAAGATCGCCACCTTGCACGTCGATATCATCGATGAAGTCCGCGCCGCGATTGCCGCGAACCCGGTGGTGGTGGTCGGCATGGCGCAAAATCCCATGCCGAAGAAAGCGCGCAAGGCACTCGCTGCTGCCGGCATCGCCCACAAGTATCTGGAATACGGCAGCTACCTCAATACCTGGCGGCGGCGCAACGCGCTCAAGATGTGGACCGGTTGGCCGACTTTTCCAATGGTGTTCGTCAAAGGAACGCTGGTTGGCGGAGCGGATGATGTCGCGCGATTGAATGCGGGCGGTGAAATGAAGAAGATGATTCAGATGATTGGGTAG